In Cervus elaphus chromosome 7, mCerEla1.1, whole genome shotgun sequence, the following proteins share a genomic window:
- the LOC122697791 gene encoding olfactory receptor 1361-like — MNCSKNPDFVLSGLSGDPDKPQLLFALLLALYLLSVSGNALLLLAIGADLHLHTPMYFFLSQLSLVDLCFTTTTAPKMLETLWTSNGSISFSECLAQLYFFAVFANMDNLLLTAMAIDRYAAICHPLHYPLLMTPCRCGLLVGGSWGVAHSISLVHALLLSQLSFYTNQEIPNFFCDFGPLLRFSCSDTHLNEDLMMVLTGLLGISPLLCIISSYVHIFLAVARVSSAQGKKKALATCGSHLSMVILFYSSVFATYLKSPSASHASGELGAAVMYALVTPTLNPFIYSLRNKDVKRSLKRILGIENSWH; from the coding sequence ATGAACTGCAGCAAGAACCCTGACTTTGTCCTCTCAGGGCTCTCCGGTGACCCAGACAAACCACAGCTCCTCTTTGCTCTCCTCCTGGCCCTCTACTTGCTGAGTGTCTCAGGAAACGCGCTACTGCTGCTGGCTATCGGAGCTGACctccacctccacacccccatgtacttcttcctcagccaGCTCTCCCTGGTCGACCTCTGCTTCACTACCACCACCGCCCCCAAAATGCTGGAGACTTTGTGGACCAGCAATGGATCTATCTCCTTCTCTGAGTGCCTGGCCCAGTTATATTTCTTCGCAGTTTTTGCTAATATGGACAACCTGCTTTTGACTGCCATGGCTATCGACCGCTATGCTGCCATCTGCCATCCCCTGCACTATCCGCTCCTGATGACTCCTTGCAGATGTGGGCTGCTGGTGGGTGGGTCATGGGGGGTGGCCCATTCTATCTCTCTTGTCCATGCCCTGTTGCTATCCCAGCTCTCATTCTACACTAATCAAGAAATTCCCAACTTTTTCTGTGATTTCGGACCACTCTTAAGGTTTTCCTGCTCTGATACCCACCTCAATGAGGACCTGATGATGGTTCTGACAGGACTCTTAGGAATCAGCCCTCTTCTCTGCATCATAAGCTCCTATGTTCATATTTTCCTTGCTGTAGCTCGGGTCTCATCAGCACAGGGCAAAAAGAAAGCCCTGGCCACATGCGGCTCCCACCTCTCCATGGTCATCCTCTTCTACAGCTCGGTCTTTGCCACCTACCTGAAGTCCCCGTCAGCTTCCCATGCCTCTGGGGAGCTGGGTGCTGCTGTCATGTATGCCCTGGTAACCCCCACTCTCAATCCTTTCATTTACAGTCTAAGAAATAAGGATGTGAAGAGATCCCTGAAAAGGATTCTGGGCATAGAGAATTCATGGCATTAG
- the LOC122697790 gene encoding olfactory receptor 12D2-like: protein MLNQTSVTEFLLLGVTDIQVLKPVLFVIFLAIYIVNVAVNGVILMVVISDSRLHSPMYFFLGNLSCLDICFSTVTLPKMLENFLSTHKTISFLGCISQLHFFHFLGSTEAMLLAVMAFDRFVAICKPLHYTVIMNHQVCTQVAITVWIIGFFHALLHSVMTSRINFCGSNRIHHFFCDVKPLLELACGNTDLNEWLLHSVTGTIAMGPFSLTLLSYFYIIIYLFFKTHSCSMLHKALSTCASHFMVVVLFYAPVIFIYIRPASGSSVDQERIIAIMYSVVTPALNPLIYTLRNKEVEGALRRVIRRGL, encoded by the coding sequence ATGCTGAATCAAACATCAGTCACTGAATTTCTCCTCCTAGGAGTGACAGACATCCAAGTACTGAAGCCTGTTCTCTTTGTGATTTTCCTTGCAATTTACATTGTCAATGTGGCTGTGAATGGAGTCATCCTGATGGTTGTCATCTCTGATTCAAGACTCCATTCtcctatgtattttttcctgggaaacCTGTCATGTCTAGATATCTGCTTCTCCACGGTGACTCTGCCAAAGATGCTAGAGAACTTCCTGTCTACCCACAAAACAATTTCTTTCTTGGGATGCATAAGTCAGCTTCATTTCTTCCACTTCCTGGGCAGCACAGAGGCCATGTTGTTGGCCGTGATGGCCTTTGACCGCTTTGTGGCTATCTGCAAACCACTTCATTACACTGTTATCATGAATCATCAGGTCTGTACCCAGGTGGCTATCACTGTCTGGATCATTGGGTTTTTCCATGCCCTGCTGCACTCAGTAATGACCTCTCGCATAAACTTCTGTGGTTCCAACCGTATccatcacttcttctgtgacGTTAAGCCATTGCTGGAGTTGGCCTGTGGGAACACTGACCTCAATGAATGGCTACTTCATTCTGTGACAGGGACCATTGCCATGGGCCCATTCTCTCTAACCCTTCTCTCTTATTTCTATATTATTATCTATCTTTTCTTCAAGACCCATTCTTGCAGCATGCTTCATAAAGCACTGTCCACGTGTGCCTCCCACTTCATGGTAGTTGTTCTTTTCTATGCTCctgttattttcatttacattcgTCCTGCCTCAGGTAGCTCTGTGGACCAGGAACGGATTATCGCCATTATGTACAGTGTGGTCACTCCTGCACTAAATCCACTGATCTATACTTTGAGGAACAAGGAAGTAGAGGGGGCTTTGAGGAGGGTGATCAGAAGGGGACTCTGA